One genomic segment of Nocardioides cavernaquae includes these proteins:
- a CDS encoding TadE/TadG family type IV pilus assembly protein, whose translation MRCHRSRADEAGSAIVDFVLVTVVLLPLVLGILQLALVLHVRNTLIAAASDGARLAATADRGPADGAARTREQIAGAVSGQFAQRVTAREVVLDGRPAVEVRVIADVPPLGLWGPAVRLDVDGHAIEESP comes from the coding sequence ATGCGTTGTCACAGGTCCAGGGCTGACGAAGCAGGGTCGGCCATCGTCGACTTCGTGCTGGTGACGGTCGTCCTGCTGCCGCTCGTGCTGGGCATCCTTCAGCTCGCGCTGGTCCTGCACGTCCGCAACACCCTGATCGCGGCAGCCTCGGACGGCGCGCGGCTCGCCGCGACGGCCGACCGCGGGCCGGCTGACGGTGCGGCGCGGACCCGCGAGCAGATCGCCGGAGCTGTCTCCGGACAGTTCGCCCAACGCGTCACCGCACGAGAGGTCGTGCTCGATGGTCGGCCGGCCGTGGAGGTGCGGGTCATCGCCGATGTCCCACCCCTCGGCCTGTGGGGTCCTGCGGTCCGGCTCGACGTCGACGGGCACGCGATCGAGGAGTCACCATGA